The Cylindrospermopsis curvispora GIHE-G1 genome contains a region encoding:
- the petJ gene encoding cytochrome c6 PetJ has product MKKIIAVLMLSIAILTLAFGSPAIAADTAAGAAVFQANCAQCHAGGKNLANAAKTLSKADLEEYNLYSQDAIIAQVTNGKNSMPKFKGKLSAEEIANVAAYVMEQAKAGW; this is encoded by the coding sequence ATGAAAAAGATTATTGCCGTGTTGATGTTATCCATTGCCATCTTAACTCTTGCTTTCGGTAGTCCTGCTATAGCAGCAGATACAGCAGCTGGAGCAGCGGTATTTCAAGCTAATTGTGCCCAGTGTCATGCTGGTGGTAAAAACCTAGCTAATGCTGCTAAAACCTTGAGCAAAGCAGATCTAGAAGAGTACAATTTGTATTCACAAGATGCTATTATTGCTCAAGTTACAAACGGTAAAAACAGTATGCCTAAGTTCAAAGGTAAATTAAGTGCTGAAGAAATTGCCAATGTAGCAGCTTATGTTATGGAGCAAGCGAAAGCAGGTTGGTAA
- a CDS encoding aspartate aminotransferase, with protein sequence MSLSWITPADRIKKLPPYVFARLDELKAKAREQGLDLIDLGMGNPDGATPQPIIEAAKTALANPANHGYPPFEGTANFRKAITEWYYRRYHVLLDPDSEALPLLGSKEGLAHLAIAYINPGDTVLVPSPSYPVHFRGPIIAGGVIHNIILQEKDDWLIDLGSISDEVAQKAKILYFNYPSNPTGATAPREFFEDIVAFAKKHEILLVHDLCYAELAFDGYQPTSLLEIPGAKDIGVEFHTLSKTYNMAGWRVGFVVGNRHVIQGLRTLKTNLDYGIFSALQTAAETALRLPDSYLHTVQQRYSMRRDFLIAGLSKLGWNINPTKATMYLWVKCPAGMGSTDFALNILQKTGVVVTPGNAFGVGGEGYVRISLIADCDRLGEALERFRQAGICYQSDVVPVCF encoded by the coding sequence ATGAGTTTAAGTTGGATTACCCCCGCAGATAGGATAAAGAAACTACCACCCTATGTTTTTGCTAGATTGGACGAATTAAAGGCCAAGGCTAGAGAGCAAGGACTGGACTTAATTGATTTAGGAATGGGAAATCCTGATGGTGCAACTCCTCAACCAATTATAGAAGCAGCCAAAACAGCTTTGGCAAATCCTGCTAATCATGGTTATCCACCCTTTGAAGGTACTGCTAATTTTCGTAAGGCAATTACTGAATGGTATTATCGGCGCTATCATGTGCTTTTAGATCCTGACAGCGAAGCATTACCTCTATTAGGTTCTAAAGAAGGTTTGGCACATTTGGCGATCGCCTATATTAATCCGGGTGATACGGTTTTAGTGCCTTCTCCTTCCTATCCCGTGCATTTCCGAGGTCCAATTATTGCTGGGGGAGTAATTCATAATATCATTCTGCAGGAGAAGGATGATTGGTTAATTGATTTAGGGTCTATTTCCGATGAAGTAGCTCAAAAAGCAAAAATCCTCTATTTTAATTACCCTAGCAACCCCACAGGAGCAACCGCACCACGGGAGTTTTTTGAGGACATAGTTGCTTTTGCTAAAAAGCATGAGATTCTACTGGTTCATGATTTGTGTTATGCTGAATTAGCTTTTGATGGTTATCAACCTACCAGTTTGTTAGAAATCCCCGGTGCCAAAGATATTGGTGTGGAATTTCATACCCTATCTAAAACCTATAATATGGCAGGTTGGCGAGTTGGTTTTGTAGTGGGTAATCGTCATGTTATCCAAGGTTTAAGAACTCTGAAAACTAATTTGGACTATGGGATTTTTTCCGCATTACAAACCGCCGCAGAAACCGCTTTACGCCTACCAGATTCTTACTTACATACAGTGCAGCAACGTTATAGCATGAGGCGAGATTTTCTGATTGCTGGTTTAAGCAAGTTGGGTTGGAATATTAATCCTACTAAAGCAACTATGTATTTATGGGTTAAGTGTCCTGCAGGTATGGGTTCTACGGATTTTGCCCTCAACATCCTGCAAAAAACCGGTGTGGTGGTTACTCCTGGTAATGCTTTTGGGGTTGGTGGTGAGGGGTATGTGAGAATTAGTTTGATAGCAGATTGCGATCGCCTAGGTGAAGCTTTGGAGAGATTTAGGCAAGCGGGTATTTGTTATCAGTCAGATGTGGTTCCGGTATGTTTTTAA
- a CDS encoding MAPEG family protein, producing the protein MLNFPVPSTLLYSIPLAAVTIYFPYLLVAYARVKVGYDLSAPRSMFDKLPPYARRATWAHQNCFESFMIYAPAALMAYVTGVDSQLALYAAIAYVTARVLFSVFYILNIPILRSLMFGVGSACIISLFVLSILKGTT; encoded by the coding sequence ATGCTAAATTTTCCTGTCCCTTCCACCTTGCTCTATTCCATCCCATTAGCTGCGGTCACGATTTATTTTCCGTATCTACTAGTAGCTTATGCCAGGGTGAAAGTGGGTTATGACCTGTCTGCTCCCCGTTCTATGTTTGATAAATTACCACCATACGCACGGAGAGCTACCTGGGCCCATCAGAATTGTTTTGAATCCTTCATGATTTATGCTCCTGCAGCTCTGATGGCCTATGTGACGGGAGTGGATTCTCAATTAGCACTATACGCGGCGATCGCCTATGTGACAGCACGGGTTCTCTTTTCAGTTTTCTACATACTGAATATACCCATTCTTCGCTCCTTGATGTTTGGAGTTGGTTCTGCTTGTATTATTAGTCTTTTTGTCCTCAGTATTTTGAAAGGGACCACCTAG